From the genome of Sander lucioperca isolate FBNREF2018 chromosome 1, SLUC_FBN_1.2, whole genome shotgun sequence, one region includes:
- the gm2a gene encoding ganglioside GM2 activator, which produces MDNVVFFTVTVTLSLFMVGTPVNCSSSGLRRVTRAQVLGFDWKNCGQPGDPAVLKTLALSPDPISIPGDLTASASGSTSVELSAPLALNVTLEREVAGFWVKVPCVEELGSCHYPDACAILNQLIPPGQDCPEPLHTYGLPCRCPFKAGSYSLPQSDFYLPHIDLPYWLTNGDYRVQGVLGSQGKELGCLKVALSLQSN; this is translated from the exons ATGGATAACGTTGTATTTTTCACGGTGACGGTAACATTGAGCCTTTTTATGGTTGGAACTCCGGTAAACTGCAGCTCCTCCGGACTGAGGAGAGTCACCAGGGCACAG GTTCTGGGTTTTGACTGGAAGAACTGCGGGCAGCCAGGTGATCCAGCTGTTCTCAAGACTCTGGCTCTGTCTCCGGACCCGATCTCCATCCCCGGAGACCTGACGGCCTCCGCCTCTGGATCCACATCTGTAGAGCTGTCTGCTCCCCTGGCT CTCAACGTGACCCTGGAGAGGGAGGTGGCAGGTTTCTGGGTGAAGGTCCCGTGTGTGGAGGAGTTGGGCAGCTGTCACTATCCGGACGCCTGTGCCATCCTGAACCAGCTGATCCCCCCGGGTCAGGACTGTCCCGAGCCGCTCCACACCTACGGCCTGCCCTGCCGCTGCCCCTTCAAAGCC GGATCATACTCTCTGCCTCAGTCGGACTTCTacctgccccacattgatctgCCCTACTGGCTGACCAACGGGGACTACCGTGTGCAGGGCGTCCTGGGCAGCCAGGGCAAAGAGCTGGGCTGCCTCAAAGTGGCTCTCTCCCTTCAATCCAACTAA